The following are encoded in a window of Penicillium oxalicum strain HP7-1 chromosome II, whole genome shotgun sequence genomic DNA:
- a CDS encoding Tyrosine-protein phosphatase cdcA, whose translation MSSHAGHPGQMIEYIQDRLYLASYDSTPSSRTPFPFPTEQPKSPSKRSARAQPATPSTKRRSPVYFTVDDTLLYNAFHADFGPLHIGHLYRFAVLFHEILGDPANSDRPVVFYSKTDARSRANAACLVACYMVLIQSWPPHLALAPIAQADPPYMPFRDAGYSQADFILNIQDVVYGVWKAKEQGLCGLRDFNLEEYEKFERVDMGDFNWVTPNFLAFASPQHQPVAPVPVNTPEYDALPSSLSEISSAKLPLPFKNVLAHFFSRDIGLVVRLNSELYSPSYFTALGIQHIDMIFEDGTCPPLTLVRRFIKMAHDMITVKKKGIAVHCKAGLGRTGCLIGAYLIYRYGFTANEVIAFMRFMRPGMVVGPQQHWLHLNQGAFREWWFEDSMREKLAQSAPVTPARVSTKKRASNGVVSTPPTNSHSKRAALGEIDHNEGAATYHEENLPAPTPGQPRKSHRKDSRHHPYARTTSGSLITEHETHKQTESRTPRGHRLSNESVESDEEVQLRKLAKRSSRSPVNTTTSRSISYSATVTASYTLTDEIHEDRENWTETGAPKTPSSRKSASGTISVTKVRTSPRRVTDSNKSESRGVRKPSGRVGSTSSPIRATRTVA comes from the exons ATGAGTTCCCACGCTGGCCATCCGGGCCAGATGATCGAGTATATCCAAG ATCGTCTCTATCTCGCATCCTACGACTCgaccccctcctcccgaaCCCCATTCCCTTTTCCGACCGAGCAGCCCAAGTCTCCCAGCAAACGGTCCGCTCGTGCGCAACCCGCCACTCCGTCCACCAAGCGCCGATCTCCCGTCTACTTTACCGTCGACGACACGCTTCTCTACAATGCGTTCCATGCGGACTTTGGTCCCCTGCACATCGGCCACCTCTACCGATTTGCGGTCCTGTTCCATGAAATCCTCGGAGATCCCGCCAACAGCGATCGTCCCGTCGTGTTCTACAGCAAGACCGACGCTCGTAGCCGCGCAAATGCAGCCTGCCTCGTGGCGTGCTACATGGTTCTCATCCAGTCTTGGCCTCCTCACTTGGCCCTCGCCCCCATCGCACAGGCAGACCCTCCTTACATGCCCTTCCGAGATGCCGGATACAGCCAGGCCGACTTTATTCTGAACATCCAAGATGTTGTCTACGGAGTCTGGAAGGCCAAAGAGCAGGGTCTGTGCGGACTTCGTGACTTTAACCTTGAAGA ATATGAGAAATTCGAAAGAGTCGACATGGGCGACTTCAACTGGGTGACACCCAACTTCCTCGCTTTTGCTTCCCCCCAACATCAACCCGTCGCGCCGGTCCCTGTCAACACGCCTGAATACGACGCTCTGCCTTCATCCCTCTCCGAGATCAGCTCGGCTAAACTTCCGCTGCCATTCAAGAACGTCCTTGCTCATTTCTTCTCCCGCGATATCGGTCTTGTGGTTCGATTGAACTCGGAGCTCTACAGCCCCTCATACTTTACGGCCTTGGGCATTCAGCACATCGACATGATCTTTGAGGACGGAACGTGCCCACCCCTGACCCTGGTGCGGAGGTTTATCAAGATGGCGCATGATATGATCacggtgaagaagaaggggatcgCAGTCCACTGCAAGGCTGGTCTCGGGCGGACCGGTTGCTTGATTGGTGCCTACCTCATCTACCGCTATGGGTTCACCGCGAACGAGGTCATTGCCTTCATGCGATTCATGCGCCCCGGTATGGTTGTTGGTCCCCAACAACACTGGTTGCATCTGAACCAGGGAGCATTCCGGGAGTGGTGGTTCGAGGATAGCATGCGTGAGAAGCTCGCTCAGTCCGCCCCCGTCACCCCAGCTCGTGTTTCTACCAAGAAGCGTGCAAGCAACGGCGTCGTCTCAACGCCTCCCACCAACAGCCACTCCAAGCGTGCCGCGCTCGGGGAGATTGACCACAATGAGGGTGCTGCGACCTACCACGAGGAGAATCTCCCGGCCCCCACCCCGGGACAGCCTCGCAAGTCACACCGCAAGGACTCGCGCCACCATCCCTACGCCCGGACCACTTCGGGGTCTTTGATCACGGAGCATGAGACCCACAAACAAACAGAGTCACGCACCCCTCGCGGTCATCGTCTGAGCAACGAGAGCGTCGAAAGCGACGAGGAGGTCCAACTCCGCAAGCTGGCCAAGCGATCCTCTCGATCCCCAGTCAACACTACCACCTCGCGGTCAATCAGCTACTCCGCGACGGTAACGGCCAGCTACACGCTCACCGATGAGATTCACGAGGATCGAGAGAACTGGACGGAGACGGGGGCCCCCAAGACCCCTTCCAGTCGCAAGAGTGCCAGCGGAACTATTTCCGTCACCAAGGTCCGGACCAGCCCGCGACGGGTCACGGACAGCAACAAGAGCGAGTCTCGCGGAGTCCGCAAGCCGAGTGGCCGTGTCGGTAGTACCTCGAGTCCAATCCGGGCTACTCGCACCGTTGCATAG
- a CDS encoding Glutathione peroxidase-like peroxiredoxin HYR1 — translation MSSATTFFDFEPVDKKGQPFPLSSLKGKVVLAVNTASKCGFTPQFEGLEKLYKELKAQYPEDFEILGFPCNQFGSQDPGSNDEIQSFCQINYGVSFPVLGKLDVNGDQAAPVFAWMKDAMPGVLGLKRVKWNFEKFLVSADGKVIGRWSSITKPETLKEPIVQEIEKARKAGTAASVAKAPEATESAKLS, via the exons ATGTCTTCCGCTACTACTTTCTTCGACTTTGAGCCTGTCGACA AAAAGGGCCAGcctttccctctttcctcgcTCAAGGGCAAGGTCGTCCTCGCCGTCAACACCGCCTCCAAGTGTGGCTTCACTCCTCAATTCGAGGGCCTCGAGAAACTCTacaaggagctcaaggcgCAGTACCCGGAGGACTTTGAAATCCTCGGATTCCCCTGCAACCAGTTCGGCAGCCAAGACCCCGGTTCCAACGACGAGATCCAGTCCTTCTGCCAGATCAACTATGGCGTTTCCTTCCCCGTGCTCGGCAAGCTGGACGTCAACGGCGACCAGGCCGCGCCCGTCTTTGCCTGGATGAAGGACGCTATGCCCGGTGTACTCGGCCTGAAGCGCGTCAAGTGGAACTTTGAAAAGTTCCTTGTCTCGGCCGACGGTAAGGTCATCGGTCGTTGGTCCTCCATCACCAAGCCCGAGACTTTGAAGGAGCCGATCGTccaggagattgaaaaggcCCGCAAGGCCGGCACGGCTGCTTCGGTGGCCAAGGCGCCCGAGGCGACCGAGTCGGCGAAGCTGTCGTGA